A window of Amaranthus tricolor cultivar Red isolate AtriRed21 chromosome 8, ASM2621246v1, whole genome shotgun sequence genomic DNA:
tcaCTTCCCCGACTTTTTCTtcactttcattttcaaagaaATACGTATTATTTGTAGCAAAGCATCTTCCATTCTAAAATACTCAgtcatattttaaatattagtactatttattattcaaacttgttttatatattatgattattaaaagtcaaatgtaacaagtataatgaaacagagaaattaaataaataaatacatagtCATCCAAAATCATGAGGGTAATAATGATGTGGGGggttttactatatttttttatttagaatacTACCTGCATTCTAAAATACTTATAATTGAATGTGACATATTTTACGAAAAAGTATCTATATCAGTGGTAAGTATAATATAATGAATGAAGTAGTATTGAAAGTTACAAGTAGAGGCAGCTAGAGGACAGATTAGGGAAAACAGgacaaaataattttcataCACTACCCTCCAAAAACCAAACCacatttcaaaatgaaaatcTAAAAATTTATATCCTCAAAAACAAATCCAaatcaactttaattatttaattacaaCAACCAAAAAGCAAGTTTCATCATCATGTTCATGTATATATCTATGTCCAACTAAAGCTTCTCCCACTTGCTCTTTTATCTTCTCCCTTCCCTCCATCTTTCCTTTTCCAACTCACAAACAAACTCAAATCCACTCAAATTCAATACTTGTATAAATCCAACCTTTCTCCTTCCTTACTTTCTTCTTCTCATTCTTAAAAACACAAAGAAACAAAACTTGATCATCATCTTACTTTTACTTTTCCACTTTCCTTACTTGATCtccaaaaaaaatctcaaaaaaccCTTCTTATTCCTTCTTTTTAACACTAAATTTAAGGGCAAAAAGGAGTTAAAAAAAATGATCCAAGAATTATTAGGAGGTAGTGTTCCTAATGGGCTTTTAAGTGAAAGAAAAAATTCTATTCCTTTCACTTCTTCAACTCCAATTCTTACTACTAGTATTACAACCTCTCCATCAACAGCTAACTTGACGAATGCATCACATTCGtcaaatagtaataataataataataataataataataataataataataataataataataataattcagaGGTTAACCCTAGCCAACAAAATTTAAGGTGTCCAAGATGTGACTCTACAAACACCAAATTTTGTTATTACAACAACTACAACCTTACTCAACCTCGCCACTTTTGTAAGACTTGTCGGAGGTATTGGACCAAAGGTGGGACCCTCCGTAACGTTCCCATCGGTGGCGGCTGCCGGAAAAACAAGACTATAACGGCAAAcaactcttcttcttcctcgggATTTGTAAAACCATCTCCAAATGCCATGGCTAAAGCTAAAGCTACTTTATCTTCTGAGTTGGCGCTTCTTAATGGAAACCCGGGTAATTTCCTCGGATCCGGGTTATTAGATCCGGAGCTCCATTCAAACTACCCAAACCCAATCTTTTGGTCTTCACTTCCTCAAAACTCTCACATCTTGTCTTTACTCAGAGGATCAAATTCAACCCAATTTcataaccctaaccctaaccctGACCCTAATCCCATATTTGGTATAAAAACTGAAAGTGGACTCGGGTTAGATTCATATGGTAATGGAGCTCCATCTAACTTACACGGGTCATTTTCACGGGCCAACCAACACCATATAAACGGGTTATTCTCATCTGGAGTACAagattttattcaaaataatgggaataataataataataataataacagtaatataTTAGAACTGTATCAAAGGTtaaaatcatcatcaaattACAGTTATTGTAGTAACGATAATCCGGGTAATACAGTTATTTTAGGTAATATGGTTGGATCATCATCAGCATTATCTTCTCCAATGCATTCAACAATTCTGGATTCAGCACCAATTGGAGGAGGAGATAATAATCATATTGGAGGATATGGATTAATGAATTCTCCTGCTTTAATTTCTGGTTGGTCTGATTTTCCAACAGTACCTATTAATATTAATGGTGCATATCCTTGATtagttttaaagttttaattttaaattgtatacattatatgtagtataatataatatgttagtttaatcttttatttgcttttatgttgtttttggggggtgtttttgtcattttactgttaatttttcttttaagatCTACTTTTTTTCATTGGTTCTTTTTATTGTAGTTAGTTTGGGGTTTGCGGTATATGAATCAATTAAATATGGATAATTACTTAATTGTTCTCTTAATCCTTGTAACGTGTTGATCTTCTTTTATGCTTTTGAGTGATTAAGCTTTGTCTTGTATGTTATTTAATGGTGGTTTGG
This region includes:
- the LOC130820370 gene encoding dof zinc finger protein DOF2.1-like yields the protein MIQELLGGSVPNGLLSERKNSIPFTSSTPILTTSITTSPSTANLTNASHSSNSNNNNNNNNNNNNNNNNNNNSEVNPSQQNLRCPRCDSTNTKFCYYNNYNLTQPRHFCKTCRRYWTKGGTLRNVPIGGGCRKNKTITANNSSSSSGFVKPSPNAMAKAKATLSSELALLNGNPGNFLGSGLLDPELHSNYPNPIFWSSLPQNSHILSLLRGSNSTQFHNPNPNPDPNPIFGIKTESGLGLDSYGNGAPSNLHGSFSRANQHHINGLFSSGVQDFIQNNGNNNNNNNNSNILELYQRLKSSSNYSYCSNDNPGNTVILGNMVGSSSALSSPMHSTILDSAPIGGGDNNHIGGYGLMNSPALISGWSDFPTVPININGAYP